CCCCGCCAGCGGATGCAACGGTGGACCGTGGTGGGTGACGAAGGTCGTCGACGCGATCGGCGAGAGCTCGTACTGGAACAGCACCGCAGTCATTATCATTTGGGACGATTGGGGCGGCTGGTATGACAACGCGCCGCCGAAGTATTTCAACCCCAGCACTCTCGGCTTCCGCGTCGGAATGATCGTCATCTCTCCGTACGCGCGTGCCGGAACCGTTGTGCACACGCAATATGACTTTGGCAGCATCCTGAAGTTCCAGGAGCAAACCTTTAACCTCGGGTCGCTCGGCACAACCGACGCATCGGCGGCGTCGATGCAAGACGCCTTCGACTTCACCCAGACGCCGCTAAAGTTCAAGCCGGAGCCGTTGCCCTCGGCGATGGCATGCAAGGACAAAATCACGAATCCCAACGATTCCGACGAGATTATCAAAAATGCCGGGGGCGTTCCAGAATAATGACTTGTGGGTCGATGACCTACGCATTCCGATAGGAGGAACTCAGAACAGATGCGATTCTCACAAATTGCTGCCGCTACTCTCATTGCAGCGTTGGCGGGATGTAACGGCGCGGGCATGAACAGCGTGCCGCCGAATTCCACTGCGAACACCAACGCGGAACGATCGATCCAAACGCAGACGACGGTCCATCAGCCAACGGCCGCCGAACTCGGTCTCTGGCCGCGGCCCGGGCCAGCCATCCGGGTCTGCGGAGCGGTTCCGCAGGGCTATGCGCGCTGTCAGGCGTGGATCCGCACCGACATTCGCGGTTTGGCGCGCCCGAATACGCCAAGCGGCTACGGCCCCAGCGACCTGCAGACGGCATACGGTTTGACCTCGTTTAGCAGCAGCAACGGCGGCGGCGAGACGGTCGCGATTGTGGACGCATACGACGATCCGAACGCCGCGTCGGACCTGGCGGTGTATCGCAAGCAATACGGTTTGCCGGCATGCTCGGCGTCGAGTGGTTGCTTTACGAAGCAAAAACTCGGCACCGCGACCAATACGGGTTGGGGCGAGGAAGAGTCGCTCGATGTGGATATGGCCTCGGCGATCTGCCCGAACTGCAAGATTCTGCTAGTAGAAGCGAAGACCGCCAGTCTTGCTGCGTTGGTCAAAGCCGAACAATATGCCACCGCGCATGCCGATTACGTCAGCAACAGCTGGAGCGGCAACGAGGGAAGCACGACCGACGACAAGTTCTTCAACGTCAGCGGCGTGGCGATCACCGCGGCTACTGGCGATAGCGGATACAATTCGACCGCGCAGTGGCCGGCGATTCTGCCGACCGTCGTCGGCGTTGGCGGGACGAGTCTGACGTCGGTCAATCCGCGCACCGAAACGGCGTGGACGGACGCCGGCAGCGGATGCAGCAAAATCTATGCGACGCCGAGCTTCCAGAAAGGCATCACGACCGGCTGTTCGAAGCGCGCGCAAGCCGATTCGTCGGCTGACGCCGATCCGTACACCGGTGTCGCCGTCTACGATACGTTCCACCAGTCGGGATGGGAAGTCTTCGGCGGAACCTCGGTCGCAACGCCGATTACGGCATCCGTCTTCGCGCTTGCGGGAAACACCGCGACGAACAATCCCGGCAATCTGTACGCGCACACCAGCGACTTGAACGACATTACCGTTGGATCCAACGGCACGTGCGGTAAGCCGCTCTGCATTGCCGGTCCGGGCTGGGATGGACCGACCGGCCTGGGAACGCCAAACGGCATTGGAGCGTTCTAGCTCTCGAATCTGGGCCGCGGCCGCGCTCGTGCTGGCATGCAGCATCGCGCGGCCGGCGGCCGCCGTCGAAACGATTCCCTTTACCGACGTCAACGGCGGCCTGATCGAAGTTCAGGGTTCGGTCGACGGCGCGGCGCCGGTGCCAATGCTCGTCAATCTCGGTGCCGGAGTCGACGTCCTCTCGACGGCTTTAGGACGTCGATTCGTCGCTGTCGACGGAAAATACGTCAGCCTTCGGCTTACCGGCACGCGCGTCGATCTTCCGATCGGCAAAGTGCTGACGTTGGCGCTCGGCGGCGTTCGAGTTGATGCGCCACGCATCGGGATCTGGGACGGCCTCGACGGCAGCGGCGTGGACGGCCTGATCTCCGCGACGGCCTTTCGCAACGTCACCACGACGTTCGACTTCCGCAATCACCAAATGATTATCGAAGATGCGCAAACGTTCCCCGAGCGCGTTCGTCCGGCGATCAAGGTGCCGCTGATGCTCCAAGACGACTTGGGCATTGCGCTCGCGCTCTTTGCTCGTTTCGACTTCGGCGGCGGCAAGAGCGGGCTCTGCGAGATCGATACCGGTTCGCAAGGCATCACCATCGATAAGACGTTTGCGATGTCCCAGGGTCTCGACCCGGGCGGTGCTGCGGCGGGGCGGCTGGCAACCGTCGGCATTGCCGGCGCACCGGCGACGGCGATCGCCGGAGCCCCGGTTCGCTTCGCGGACCTGATCTACGATTGCGACGTCGGGAACTCGTTTTGGACGGGGCGCACGTTCACGCTCGACCTGCCGAATCGGTTCATGTACGTTAATATAAATCCAACGTAAAGTAGCCGAACGGCCGGTTAAAGCGCGCCGCAGCGCGGGTAACAGGCAGCCATGAGATTTTATGCGGCTATGACTTCACTTGCGGCGTCGCTGCTGATTCTCGGCGGCGCCATGACGGCGCTCCCCGCAGCGGCGCAGGACGACATGCCGTCGTACACGACGTGGCAGGCGGGGTGGGATCAATATCAATACGACCGCCATCACGTGATTTTGGGTCGCGTTACGGCGTTCGCTCCCTATCGGCTTACGGTCATGCGGCGCAACGGTGACGTGCAGACTGTCGATCTGAAGCACGGAACCATCATTTATCCCACCGGTGCGACACCCGGACCGGGGGAACGCGTAGCCTTGGTTGGCTATTACAGCAACGGAACGTTTATCGCCAACCGAGTCATCCTGCGTCCCTAGGGGCGCAGGATGGTACCCGCCAATGCGCCGCCGGCCTTAGTGGAGGTGGCGCAGCGGTATGCTCAGACGTCTCGAGGCGTCGTTACGTTTCAGATGCACCGCGTCTTCGACGCTCACGCCGGTTTTGCGAAACGTCACGAAGACCTCGTCTTGAACGGAGTCTACGACGACGGAGCGCTGGTGCGCGTTCGCGTCCTGAGTTATAGCCTTGACGGAAAGGTCGCAAGCGCAACCGACATCGCGAACGTCGAAGCTTCGTGGAATCACCCGAACCCCAGCGACGTGTTTGCGCCGCCTTTCGATGCGAGAAACTTCGACGCGTACCAGTACCGAAGCGACGGGCCGTCGACCATCGACTTCTTTTCGACCGTGCACGATGCGGGCCACGGCAATGGAAGCTTCATGTACGACGCGCAAGATAACGTGGTCTCGTATACCTACCAACCCAACGTCATGCCGCCGCACGCCAGCAGCGGCGAAATCACGGACCGGCTGGCCGAGATGCTACCTGGATACTGGGCGGCGGCGCACGAGGTTCAAGAGTATCACGGCAGCGTCGGGCCTTTTGGCGGATCGGGCACGATTGAAATAGCGTACTCGGATTTCCGCCGCTTTGCCGATCTGGAAAGCGCATTGCGAGCCCTTGCCTTGTAGCGTCGCCACCGGATAAGAAGGCTTTGCGATGCCTGCAGAAAACCCGAAGAGAGCTATGACCGACTTCCTAAAGACTCTGTTCGTGAATCCGCCGACGTTTGAGGGCTACGACGGCGGCGCGGGCTCGCGATATCAGTGTCGTCGGGAGGTGCGTTCATTCTGGTATCCGACATGGCTCGCGCAGCCGGCGGCAATGGTGCCGGGCAGCAAGCTGATCGATGCGCCGCCCGATGATTTGACCGTAGAACAGGTCGCGGCGCAAGCGAAAGGGTACGATCGAATCGTCATCCATACGAGCGCTCCGTCGTTTAATAACGACGCGCGGTTCGCGGCGCGTTTGAAGCAAGATAATCCGAATGTCGTCGTGGGCATGGTCGGCGCTCACGTGAGCGTGCTTCCCAACGAATCGCTCAACGGCGCTCCCGCCGTCGACTGGGTGAGCGTCGGCGAGTTCGACTATACCTGCGTGGACGTCGCGGCCGGCAAACCGCTGAGCGAAATCGACGGATTGGCCTACCGACGCAATGGAGAAATCGTTCACACGCCCGAGCGTCCGACGATCACCGATATGGATGCGTTTCCATCGGTGCTCGACGTGTATCGGCGCGATCTCACCATACCGAATTACTTCAACGGCTACTTGCAGCACCCGTATCTCTCGCTCTATACCGGGCGCGGATGCAAATCGAAATGCACGTTCTGCCTTTGGCCCCAGACGATCGGCGGCCATCTGTACCGCGTGCGAAGCGTCGAGAGCGTCGAGGCGGAAATGGCGCGCGCAAAAGCGATGTTTCCCGAGGTCAAGGAGTTCTTTTTCGATGACGACACCTTGACCGACAACGTGGCGCGGGTGGAAGAGATCGCTCGCCGTTTGGGCCGCTTGGGCATCACGTGGTCGTGCAACGCCAAGCCGAACGTCCCTCGCGCGACGCTTGAAATCTTGAGAGCGAACGGCCTACGCCTGCTGCTGGTCGGCTATGAATCGGGAAACCAGCAGGTGCTCAACAACATGAAGAAAGGCACGCGCATCGATATCATTCGCCGCTTCTCCAAAGACTGCCGCGAGTTGGGCATCAAAGTCCACGGGACGTTCATCTTGGGCATGCCGGGCGAAACGGCGGAGACGATCCGTGAAACGGTCAACTTCGCTTGCGAGATGGATCCCGAAACCATTCAAGTCTCGCTTGCGGCGCCGTACCCGGGCACCTACCTCTACAAGCAGGCGCAGGAGAACGGCTGGCTCGAGGTTACCGAGGGATTAGTCGACAGTCACGGAGTTCAGCACGCGGCTCTCAACTATCCAGGCCTCACGTCGACAATGATGTTCGAGTCGGTTGACGAGTTTTATCGGCGCTTTTACTTCCGGCCGCGCAAGATGTTCTCGTTGCTCGGCGGAATGATCGGCGACCGCCAGGTGATGAAGCGCCGCTTGCGTGAAGGCGTGGAGTTCTTTCAGTTCTTGCGCGAGCGCCGGCGCGAGCAGCGAGCTTCACTTCAAAACTAGCGTCGAGAGGCTATAGGGCGGCAAGGTCAGCGGTACGGTCGTTCCGACGCGGCCGAGGTCCTTTTGCACGGGTCCAACCCATTTGTTCCTTTTCGACTCGTCGTACTGAACTTTTCCGTAGGTCGTCAGCGTGCCGGCGAAGCCCGTCTCGGCGGAATGTTGCACGCCGGCTTCAACGTTGAGCGCGGAGAGCGTGTTGTTGAAGATCGCTAGCGCGTAACCGCCATTGTGTGCGAAACCGTAGGCGCGCAGGTTGTCGCCCAACGACCCGGGCACGTTAACTTGGCGCACCTGCGAGCCGTCGGGAATTTCTTTGGCCATCAGCGCCATGACGCGCGCAGTCGGGAACGGCGTGCCGCCGCGTATCACCGGAGTATCCGCGCAACCGTACGAGTTGGGCAAGTCGTCCGAGAACATGGCTTCGCTGCCGAAGTTTTGCCAGCCATAAAGCTTTTTTGAGAAATCGCCGTTTTCATCGCAGCTTCCATACGCCAGCCAGAACGTGGCGCGCGGTACGCCGGCGTTCTGAAGCGTGCCGATCATCTGACCGACATAGAGCCCGTTCACGATGGAGACCGATTGCTTTCCTTCGTTGCCCGCATCGTTGTTATACTCGCCCAGATAAATTGGCATGCTCTTGGAGAGATGCGCCGCGTTCATCTGTGCGCGAAGCCCGCTCAAATCCTGGGCGAAGGCATCAACGGCCGTGCCCAATAGAAACTTATCGTTGTCGTTATTGTACTCGGGATAGTAGTGAACTTCGACGAAATCGAACGGCTTGGCCTCGCGCAAGACGACGTCGTTCCAAGCCGTGTCGCTGGGCAAGTCGACGACGATGCCGACCTGGGCCTGCGAGTCGGCCTTTTTCATTTGAGGATAGTAGCCCGTGCGAAAAGCGCGCGAGTAGGTATGCGGATCGTGGGCATGGGCGTGGAGATCGTACTCCCAGGAGCCGTAGACTTCGTTGCCGACAGTCCAATAGGAAACGTGATAGCCCTTGTTCTTGGCGTACGCGGCCCATGCCGCCGCTTCGCTCGGCTCGCCGCCACCGTCGCAGGCGCGATTGCTTCCATAGTTGAGCGTAATCGCGATGTCGATTTTCAGGGGCTCGGCGACCCCGCGCATCAAGTGATCGAAGGTGGCGGGCGGCGTGATGTAACCTTGCTTGTCGCAGAGCGACCCGCCCTTCTCCCAATGATAGGCATCGGATTCGGATCCGCCGGGAAAACGCACGAGATGAATGCCGGTCTCGTGCAACGACGGGTTGACGAAGCCACGCCGAAAATCGTACCAAGTGTCGAGCGACGCGCCGTAGACGTCAGAAGATACGCTCGGCCCGCTCGATCGGGCATCGAGCGCGATACGAGGCGCACCCGCGGGAGTGCCGTGAAATTCGCGTGTTGCCTCGGAGGACGTTGCCGCGGGAAGAGTGCGGTTGGCCGTGCAACCGGCGGCAAACACGAGCATCACGCCGGTCGCGGCGATTGCCTTGCATCGCATCGAAAGAGCCCTCCTCGAGGCGAGTATAGCGCATTGATTGACCGAACGTACGTTCGCATGATAGAGTCGTTACCGTGGTTGTGAGGAGCGCGCGATGAGTTGGCTGTCGCGTCTGCGCTCCTCCCTCGGCCGGGCGCGCGAGAGCTTTGCTTCCGTCACCCGGCTCGGCCGAGCCGAACGTCCGCTGACGCCTGAGTTTTGGGACGAGCTCGAAGAAACGCTGATTCTCGCCGACTTTGGCGTGCCGGCAACTCAAAAGATCGTCACCGGGCTTCAGACCGTTGCCCGCCAAGAGGAGTGGACGACAGCCGATCGACCGATCGCGCGATTCCGCAAGGACGTCGGACGATTTCTAACCTTGCCCGACGCCGAACTGAAGTTGGACCGAATGCCCGCGGTGATCATGATCGTAGGCGTCAACGGCAGCGGAAAGACGACCACGATCGGCAAGCTGGCAATGCGATTGCGCCAAGAAGGCAAGCGCGTCTTGCTCGTTGCCGCCGATACGTTTCGCGCAGCGGCCGCCGAACAGCTCACGATCTGGGCCGAACGCAGCGGTAGCGCGATCGTGCGCGGCGCCGAAGGCGCCGATCCCGCCTCGGTTGTTTTCGACGGCGTGCGCGCCGCAAAGGCGAGGGGCGCCGACGTGGTGCTCGTGGATACCGCCGGACGGCTTCAGACCAAGACGAACCTCATGGAAGAGCTGAAGAAGATGCGTCGCGTGATCGAGCGAGAGCTTGGCGAGCCGCCGATCGAAACGCTGCTGGTGGTTGATGGAACTAACGGGCAAAACGCAATCTCGCAAGCAAAGCTCTTTCACGCCGCTACGAAGCTGACCGGAATCGTGATCACCAAGCTCGACTCGACCGCGAAAGGCGGCGTGCTCGTCGCCATCGTCGACGAGCTTGAAGTCCCGATCAAGTTTGTCGGGCTCGGGGAGGGGCTCGACGACCTGCGCCCGTTCGTGCCCGCGCAGTTTATCGATGCCCTTTTTGATGACGAGCAAAATGCCATACCCTTGGCACAGAGCCGTGAGAGTGTGATATAAGAACCGACGAAGAAAGGAACGAACATGGCAGCAGAAGACGAACGGCAACTCGCCCTTACCAACGCGCTCGCCCAGATCGAGCGGCAGTTTGGCAAAGGGTCGATCATGCGCATGGGTGACTTCCAGGAGCGCATGGCCTTCGAAATTATCCCAAGCGGTTCGATCGCGCTCGATCTGGCGTTGGGAGTCGGTGGGTTTCCGCGCGGGCGCATCGTTGAAATTTACGGTCCGGAGTCGAGCGGCAAAACGACTTTGGCGCTTCACGCGATTGCCGAGGCGCAAAAGACCGGCGGAACGGCCGCCTTCATCGATGTCGAGCACGCCCTCGATCCCAACTATGCGGCGGCGCTCGGCGTCGATCTCGATAATCTGCTTGTGTCCCAGCCCGATACCGGCGAACAAGCATTGGAGATCGCCGAGATGCTGACACGCAGCAATGCGGTCGACGTGGTGGTCGTCGACTCGGTTGCCGCGCTCGTGACGCGCGCGGAGCTCGAAGGCGATATGGGCGACGCCCATGTCGGTTTACAGGCGCGCTTGATGTCGCAGGCACTTCGTAAGCTGACGGCAGCGATCTCACGCAGCAAGACGGTCATGGTTTTCATCAACCAGCTGCGTGAAAAAGTCGGTGTTATGTTCGGCAATCCCGAAACGACCTCGGGCGGCCGTGCGCTCAAGTTTTATGCGTCGGTGCGGCTTGACGTGCGAAAGCTCGAGACGATCAAGATCGGCCAGGACGTGGTCGGAACGCGCACTCGCGTCAAGGTCGTCAAGAATAAGGTCGCGCCGCCGTTCCGGCAGGCCGAGTTCGACATCACATACGGCCACGGCATCTCGAAAATGGGATCGATTCTGGACGTCGCACTCGATCAGAACATCGTCGGCAAGAGCGGTTCGTGGTATACGTACGGCGAGCAGCGAATCGGCCAAGGACGCGAGAACGCGAAGGCGTTCCTGGAAGAGCATAGTGACGTCGCCACGGAGATCGAATCGAAACTTCGCGAAGCCTTGGGCAAGACCGCGTCGAGCAACGGCAAGGCCCCCGCTCCCATTGTCGACTGACCGCCCTTCGACAGGCTCAGGATGACATGAGGGCATATTCTGCGGCGTTGGCGTTCTTGGCGAAGCAACGCTGTACCGAAGCGCGGCTTTGGCAACACTTAGAGCGTAAAGGGTTCGATGATGACGCGGCGCGAGTCGCGATCGAGCGCTGCAGAAGGGAAGGATTTCTCGACGACCGT
This Candidatus Eremiobacterota bacterium DNA region includes the following protein-coding sequences:
- a CDS encoding S53 family peptidase, translating into MRFSQIAAATLIAALAGCNGAGMNSVPPNSTANTNAERSIQTQTTVHQPTAAELGLWPRPGPAIRVCGAVPQGYARCQAWIRTDIRGLARPNTPSGYGPSDLQTAYGLTSFSSSNGGGETVAIVDAYDDPNAASDLAVYRKQYGLPACSASSGCFTKQKLGTATNTGWGEEESLDVDMASAICPNCKILLVEAKTASLAALVKAEQYATAHADYVSNSWSGNEGSTTDDKFFNVSGVAITAATGDSGYNSTAQWPAILPTVVGVGGTSLTSVNPRTETAWTDAGSGCSKIYATPSFQKGITTGCSKRAQADSSADADPYTGVAVYDTFHQSGWEVFGGTSVATPITASVFALAGNTATNNPGNLYAHTSDLNDITVGSNGTCGKPLCIAGPGWDGPTGLGTPNGIGAF
- the hpnJ gene encoding hopanoid biosynthesis associated radical SAM protein HpnJ, translated to MTDFLKTLFVNPPTFEGYDGGAGSRYQCRREVRSFWYPTWLAQPAAMVPGSKLIDAPPDDLTVEQVAAQAKGYDRIVIHTSAPSFNNDARFAARLKQDNPNVVVGMVGAHVSVLPNESLNGAPAVDWVSVGEFDYTCVDVAAGKPLSEIDGLAYRRNGEIVHTPERPTITDMDAFPSVLDVYRRDLTIPNYFNGYLQHPYLSLYTGRGCKSKCTFCLWPQTIGGHLYRVRSVESVEAEMARAKAMFPEVKEFFFDDDTLTDNVARVEEIARRLGRLGITWSCNAKPNVPRATLEILRANGLRLLLVGYESGNQQVLNNMKKGTRIDIIRRFSKDCRELGIKVHGTFILGMPGETAETIRETVNFACEMDPETIQVSLAAPYPGTYLYKQAQENGWLEVTEGLVDSHGVQHAALNYPGLTSTMMFESVDEFYRRFYFRPRKMFSLLGGMIGDRQVMKRRLREGVEFFQFLRERRREQRASLQN
- the ftsY gene encoding signal recognition particle-docking protein FtsY; its protein translation is MSWLSRLRSSLGRARESFASVTRLGRAERPLTPEFWDELEETLILADFGVPATQKIVTGLQTVARQEEWTTADRPIARFRKDVGRFLTLPDAELKLDRMPAVIMIVGVNGSGKTTTIGKLAMRLRQEGKRVLLVAADTFRAAAAEQLTIWAERSGSAIVRGAEGADPASVVFDGVRAAKARGADVVLVDTAGRLQTKTNLMEELKKMRRVIERELGEPPIETLLVVDGTNGQNAISQAKLFHAATKLTGIVITKLDSTAKGGVLVAIVDELEVPIKFVGLGEGLDDLRPFVPAQFIDALFDDEQNAIPLAQSRESVI
- the recA gene encoding recombinase RecA, whose product is MAAEDERQLALTNALAQIERQFGKGSIMRMGDFQERMAFEIIPSGSIALDLALGVGGFPRGRIVEIYGPESSGKTTLALHAIAEAQKTGGTAAFIDVEHALDPNYAAALGVDLDNLLVSQPDTGEQALEIAEMLTRSNAVDVVVVDSVAALVTRAELEGDMGDAHVGLQARLMSQALRKLTAAISRSKTVMVFINQLREKVGVMFGNPETTSGGRALKFYASVRLDVRKLETIKIGQDVVGTRTRVKVVKNKVAPPFRQAEFDITYGHGISKMGSILDVALDQNIVGKSGSWYTYGEQRIGQGRENAKAFLEEHSDVATEIESKLREALGKTASSNGKAPAPIVD